The Kiloniellales bacterium genome contains a region encoding:
- the cysC gene encoding adenylyl-sulfate kinase, which yields MADKRSILPAIQQPLHLVIVGHVDHGKSSLIGRLLHDTDSLPEGKLEELKAVSAKRGMPIEWSFVLDAFQAERDQAITIDTTRIWFRTFKRDVVIIDAPGHHEFIKNMISGAANAEAAVLVVDAGEGVQEQTKRHGYLLYLLGIRQVTVAINKMDLVDYDRQRFATVSDEVTEYLGKLGIEPNFIVPISAREGDNIAKPSAKMPWYDGPTVLESLDRLQSASAPVDQPLRFPVQDVYKFDDRRIIAGRIETGVLRVGDTLVFSPSNKTARVRSIEAWNVDPKPVSASAGQSVGITLDQQVFVERGEIASHEFSPPSLSNVFRTTLFWLGRKPLKVGDSLKVKLATREARVRVEALDGVIDTNSLAKGQAETLERNGVGTLVLRSREVLALDEYARSPRTGRCVLIDGYDTVAGGVISLEGYPDQRSVMTVKSTNIYSVEHSVETNSRAQVNGHTGGVLWFTGLSGAGKSTLAMEVEQRLFKRGLQVYVLDGDNVRRGLNKNLGFSPDDRAENIRRIGEVAALFADAGLVCITAFISPYQADRDRARAAAPGLFHEVYVKADLATCEQRDPKGLYKKARSGEIAEFTGISAPYEPPAAPEMVVDTAKSDIAGCVEEIVEYVERTFRAKEG from the coding sequence ATGGCTGACAAGCGATCCATCCTGCCGGCAATCCAGCAGCCGCTCCATCTGGTCATCGTGGGTCACGTCGACCACGGCAAGTCCTCCCTGATCGGCCGGCTGCTCCACGACACGGATTCCCTGCCCGAGGGCAAGCTGGAGGAGCTGAAGGCGGTCAGCGCCAAGCGCGGCATGCCGATCGAGTGGTCCTTCGTTCTCGACGCCTTTCAGGCCGAGCGCGATCAGGCGATCACCATCGATACGACGCGGATCTGGTTCCGCACCTTCAAGCGCGACGTCGTCATCATCGACGCGCCGGGCCATCACGAGTTCATCAAGAACATGATCAGCGGCGCCGCCAACGCCGAGGCGGCGGTCCTGGTGGTCGACGCCGGCGAGGGCGTGCAGGAGCAAACCAAGCGCCACGGCTACCTGCTTTACCTGCTGGGCATCCGCCAGGTCACCGTCGCGATCAACAAGATGGACCTGGTGGACTACGACCGCCAGCGCTTCGCCACCGTCTCGGACGAGGTCACCGAGTACCTGGGCAAGCTGGGCATCGAGCCGAACTTCATCGTGCCGATCTCGGCACGGGAGGGCGACAACATCGCCAAGCCTTCGGCCAAGATGCCCTGGTACGACGGCCCGACGGTGCTGGAGTCCCTCGACCGCCTGCAGTCGGCCTCGGCGCCGGTCGATCAGCCCCTGCGCTTCCCGGTGCAGGACGTCTACAAGTTCGACGACCGCCGGATCATCGCCGGGCGCATCGAGACCGGGGTGCTGCGGGTCGGCGACACCCTCGTGTTCTCGCCCTCGAACAAGACTGCCCGGGTCCGCTCGATCGAGGCCTGGAACGTCGACCCCAAGCCGGTCTCGGCCAGTGCCGGGCAGTCGGTCGGCATCACTCTCGACCAGCAGGTCTTCGTCGAGCGCGGCGAGATCGCCAGCCACGAGTTCAGCCCGCCGAGCCTCTCCAACGTCTTCCGGACCACCCTGTTCTGGCTCGGCCGCAAGCCGCTCAAGGTCGGCGACAGCCTCAAGGTGAAGCTGGCGACCCGCGAGGCGCGGGTCAGGGTCGAGGCGCTGGACGGCGTCATCGACACCAATTCCCTGGCCAAGGGCCAGGCCGAGACCCTGGAGCGCAACGGCGTCGGCACCCTGGTCCTGCGCAGCCGCGAGGTCCTGGCCCTGGACGAGTACGCTCGCAGTCCCCGGACCGGCCGCTGCGTCCTGATCGACGGCTACGACACCGTCGCCGGCGGCGTGATCTCGCTGGAGGGCTATCCCGACCAACGCAGCGTGATGACGGTCAAGTCGACCAACATCTACAGCGTCGAACACAGCGTCGAGACCAACAGCCGCGCACAGGTCAACGGCCACACCGGCGGCGTCCTCTGGTTCACCGGGCTTTCCGGCGCCGGCAAGTCGACCCTGGCGATGGAAGTCGAGCAGCGCTTGTTCAAGCGCGGCCTCCAAGTCTACGTGCTGGACGGCGACAACGTACGCCGCGGGCTGAACAAGAATCTCGGCTTCTCGCCCGACGACCGCGCCGAGAACATCCGCCGGATCGGCGAGGTGGCGGCGCTCTTCGCGGACGCCGGCCTGGTCTGCATCACCGCCTTCATCTCGCCCTATCAGGCCGACCGGGACCGCGCCCGGGCGGCGGCTCCGGGACTGTTCCACGAGGTCTACGTCAAGGCCGACCTCGCGACCTGCGAGCAACGCGATCCCAAGGGCCTCTACAAAAAGGCCCGGTCCGGCGAGATCGCAGAGTTTACCGGGATCTCGGCGCCCTACGAGCCGCCGGCCGCCCCCGAGATGGTGGTCGATACGGCGAAGTCCGACATTGCCGGCTGCGTCGAGGAGATCGTCGAATACGTCGAGCGGACCTTCAGGGCAAAGGAGGGCTGA
- the cysD gene encoding sulfate adenylyltransferase subunit CysD translates to MQHLDELEAQSVFILREAYNRIRPLAMLWSLGKDSNVMVWLARKAFFGKVPFPLMHVDTGMKFEEMYAFRERYAKEWGLELLVEDCPPLEVVDAELPPARRSAERKTLGLKAAIEKHGFQGIIAGIRRDEQATRAKERVFSPRAESGEWDFRDQPPEFWDQFKTDFPAGTHLRIHPLLHWTEIDIWRYIKREAIPLVPLYFAKDGKRYRSLGDKDITFPIESKASTIDEIIEELETTKAPERAGRAMDHESEDAFEQLRATGYM, encoded by the coding sequence ATGCAGCATCTCGACGAACTGGAAGCCCAGTCGGTCTTCATCCTCCGTGAGGCCTACAACCGCATCCGGCCCCTGGCCATGCTTTGGTCCCTGGGCAAGGATTCCAACGTTATGGTCTGGTTGGCCCGCAAGGCCTTCTTCGGCAAGGTCCCCTTCCCCCTGATGCACGTCGACACCGGCATGAAGTTCGAGGAGATGTACGCGTTCCGGGAGCGCTACGCCAAGGAGTGGGGGCTGGAGCTCTTGGTTGAGGACTGTCCGCCGCTGGAGGTGGTCGATGCCGAGCTGCCGCCGGCGCGGCGCAGCGCCGAGCGCAAGACCCTGGGCCTCAAGGCGGCGATCGAGAAGCACGGCTTTCAGGGCATTATCGCCGGCATCCGGCGCGACGAGCAGGCTACCCGCGCCAAGGAGCGGGTCTTCAGCCCGCGCGCCGAAAGCGGCGAGTGGGACTTCCGCGACCAGCCGCCGGAGTTCTGGGACCAGTTCAAGACCGACTTCCCGGCGGGCACGCACCTGCGCATCCACCCGCTGCTGCACTGGACCGAGATCGACATCTGGCGCTACATCAAGCGCGAGGCGATTCCCCTGGTGCCGCTCTACTTCGCGAAGGACGGCAAGCGTTACCGCTCGCTGGGGGACAAGGACATCACCTTTCCCATCGAGTCCAAGGCCTCGACGATCGACGAGATCATCGAGGAGCTGGAGACGACCAAGGCGCCCGAGCGGGCGGGCCGGGCCATGGACCACGAGTCCGAAGATGCCTTCGAGCAGCTTCGGGCCACCGGATACATGTGA
- a CDS encoding thiamine phosphate synthase: MPAPPLLIITDRRQATYDLLHIAEAAFGAGARWLSLREKDLPAGVCLELLSGLVALGERYGACVTLHGTPEAAKEAGAAGVHLPSGASVARAREGLGPEALIGISAHDDAELAAAAGADYVTVSPVFPSASKPDYGPVLGTEGLRALVRRAPCPAVALGGVTVATAADCLRAGALGVAVMGPVMRASDPGRVVSALRSALEVAHG, from the coding sequence TTGCCGGCCCCGCCGCTGCTGATCATCACCGACCGGCGCCAGGCAACCTATGACCTGCTGCACATCGCCGAAGCGGCCTTCGGGGCCGGCGCGCGCTGGCTGTCCCTGCGCGAGAAGGACCTCCCTGCCGGGGTCTGCCTCGAGCTGCTTTCCGGCCTGGTGGCTCTCGGCGAACGCTACGGCGCCTGCGTGACCCTGCACGGCACGCCCGAGGCGGCCAAGGAAGCCGGAGCCGCCGGCGTCCATCTGCCGTCCGGCGCCAGCGTCGCCCGGGCGCGCGAAGGGCTCGGGCCGGAGGCCCTGATCGGGATCTCGGCCCACGACGACGCGGAGCTCGCCGCGGCCGCGGGCGCCGACTACGTGACGGTCAGCCCCGTCTTCCCGAGCGCCAGCAAGCCGGACTACGGGCCGGTGCTCGGGACCGAGGGCCTGCGCGCCCTGGTCCGCCGGGCGCCCTGTCCGGCCGTCGCCTTGGGCGGCGTCACCGTCGCGACGGCGGCGGACTGCCTGCGGGCGGGTGCCCTGGGGGTCGCGGTCATGGGGCCGGTCATGCGGGCATCGGACCCGGGCCGTGTGGTTAGTGCCCTCCGCAGCGCGCTGGAAGTCGCTCACGGCTGA
- a CDS encoding thiazole synthase, with protein sequence MSKSESDRLTLGKHSLESRLILGSARFPNQQVLLDALEASGAGVVTVSIRRISLDGYAESMLDLLGDRCLLLPNTAGCATARDAVLTAQLAREALETDWVKLEVIGDRETLYPDAEELLAAARELVAEGFTVLPYCTDDPVLCQKLADLGCAAVMPLGAPIGSGQGICNPYNIELICTQSPVPVVLDAGIGTASDAALAMELGCDAVMIDSAIARARDPVAMAAAMRDAVRAGYAARRAGRIPRLRHAEASSPQLGLIGS encoded by the coding sequence ATGAGCAAGAGCGAGAGCGACCGATTGACCCTCGGCAAGCACAGCCTGGAATCCCGGCTGATCCTGGGCTCGGCGCGCTTCCCCAACCAGCAGGTTCTGCTCGACGCCCTGGAGGCCAGTGGCGCCGGCGTGGTGACGGTCTCGATCCGCCGGATCAGCCTGGACGGCTATGCCGAGTCGATGCTCGATCTCCTTGGCGACCGCTGCCTGCTGCTGCCCAACACAGCCGGCTGCGCGACCGCCCGCGATGCGGTCCTGACCGCGCAGCTGGCGCGCGAGGCGCTGGAGACCGACTGGGTCAAGCTGGAGGTGATCGGCGACCGGGAGACCCTCTATCCCGACGCCGAGGAGCTGCTGGCGGCGGCCCGCGAGCTCGTGGCCGAGGGCTTTACCGTGCTGCCCTACTGCACCGACGACCCGGTGCTCTGCCAGAAGCTCGCCGACCTGGGCTGCGCGGCGGTCATGCCGCTGGGCGCGCCGATCGGCTCCGGCCAGGGGATCTGCAATCCCTACAACATCGAGCTGATCTGCACGCAGAGCCCGGTGCCGGTGGTCCTGGACGCCGGGATCGGCACCGCCTCCGACGCGGCCCTGGCGATGGAGCTCGGCTGCGATGCGGTGATGATCGATTCCGCCATCGCCCGGGCCCGCGACCCGGTGGCGATGGCCGCCGCCATGCGCGACGCCGTGCGGGCGGGCTACGCGGCTCGGCGGGCCGGGCGGATCCCGCGCCTCAGGCACGCCGAGGCCTCCAGCCCGCAGCTCGGCCTCATCGGCTCGTGA
- the thiS gene encoding sulfur carrier protein ThiS, translating into MAATILVNGEPAPLSAANLVELLQGSGVDPRARGVAVAVNGTVVPRRDWAQWSLADGDRVEIVKPFAGG; encoded by the coding sequence ATGGCCGCGACCATCCTGGTCAACGGTGAGCCCGCGCCCCTCTCGGCGGCCAACCTGGTCGAGCTGCTGCAGGGGTCGGGGGTCGATCCCCGGGCGCGGGGTGTGGCCGTCGCGGTCAACGGCACGGTCGTGCCGCGCCGCGACTGGGCGCAGTGGAGCCTGGCCGACGGCGACCGGGTCGAGATCGTGAAGCCCTTTGCCGGCGGCTGA
- the thiO gene encoding glycine oxidase ThiO, giving the protein MTGSRPYDASGGPRVAVIGAGVCGLGIGWRLAEAGCHVTVFDCGSAGQGASWAAAGMLAAGVECEPGEEPLLRLTLESQRLWPAFRRDLEAASGRSIGYRDEGTLVAALNRDDVEELRFNYDFQRGLGIELEWLSGGEARAREPYLRTSAPAAVYSPRDHQVDNRLLVLALKEAFLRAGGELQEQAAVTAIETAAGHAAGVVVNDRSVAAEAVVLAAGAWSRQIEGLPEALRPPVRPVKGQMLALSMDPAEPLLRHVLWAPRIYMVPRGDGRLIVGGTVEERGFDDSLTAGGVFSVLEAAWRAVPAIEELPIAEMWVGFRPTSRDDAPILGPGPIEGLYLATGHHRNGILLAPATADYVSRAILDGGVPEAIRGFTLARFQPKQERPRQAAGGD; this is encoded by the coding sequence ATGACGGGTTCCAGACCTTACGATGCTTCCGGCGGCCCCAGGGTCGCCGTGATCGGCGCTGGCGTCTGCGGACTCGGCATTGGCTGGCGGCTCGCCGAGGCCGGCTGCCACGTCACCGTCTTCGACTGCGGCAGCGCCGGGCAGGGTGCCTCCTGGGCGGCGGCCGGCATGCTGGCCGCGGGGGTCGAGTGCGAGCCCGGGGAGGAGCCGCTGCTGCGGCTGACCCTCGAAAGCCAGAGGCTCTGGCCGGCCTTCAGGCGTGACCTGGAAGCCGCCAGCGGCCGGAGCATCGGCTACCGCGACGAGGGGACTCTGGTGGCCGCGCTCAACCGCGACGACGTCGAGGAGCTGCGCTTTAACTACGATTTCCAGCGCGGCCTGGGGATCGAGCTCGAGTGGCTGAGCGGCGGCGAGGCGCGCGCCCGCGAGCCCTATCTCAGAACCAGCGCGCCCGCGGCGGTCTACAGCCCGCGCGACCACCAGGTCGACAACCGCCTGCTGGTGCTGGCCCTGAAGGAGGCCTTCCTGCGAGCCGGCGGCGAGCTGCAGGAGCAGGCGGCCGTCACCGCCATCGAGACCGCGGCCGGGCACGCCGCCGGGGTCGTCGTGAACGACCGGAGCGTCGCCGCCGAGGCGGTGGTGCTCGCCGCCGGCGCCTGGTCCCGGCAGATCGAAGGCCTGCCCGAGGCCCTGCGGCCGCCGGTGCGTCCGGTCAAGGGCCAGATGCTGGCCCTGTCGATGGACCCGGCCGAGCCCTTGCTGCGCCACGTCCTCTGGGCGCCCCGGATCTACATGGTGCCGCGCGGCGACGGCCGCCTGATCGTCGGCGGCACGGTCGAGGAACGCGGCTTCGACGACAGCCTGACGGCTGGCGGGGTCTTCAGCGTGCTGGAGGCGGCCTGGCGGGCGGTCCCGGCGATCGAAGAGCTGCCGATCGCCGAGATGTGGGTCGGCTTCCGGCCGACCAGCCGCGACGACGCGCCGATCCTCGGTCCGGGGCCCATCGAGGGCCTCTACCTGGCGACCGGACATCACCGTAACGGGATCCTGCTGGCGCCGGCGACCGCGGACTATGTCAGCCGGGCGATCCTGGATGGCGGCGTGCCGGAGGCGATCCGAGGCTTCACCTTGGCACGGTTCCAGCCGAAGCAAGAGCGGCCGCGCCAGGCGGCGGGCGGTGACTGA
- a CDS encoding glutathione S-transferase N-terminal domain-containing protein, translating to MTIELYTWSTPNGRKVSIALEEMDLAYNVHPVNITKDEQFDPDFLKISPNNKIPAIVDPDGPESGPFALFETGAILIYLAEKTGRFLPKDAKTRHLCMQWLMWQMGGFGPMLGQAHHFRRFAPERIPYAVDRYTKETARLYRVLDGRLAEAAYLAGDYTIADMATYPWAARHEWQGIALEDYPNVKRWYDGIAARPGVARGMVVPA from the coding sequence GTGACCATCGAGCTGTATACCTGGAGCACCCCCAACGGCCGGAAGGTCTCAATCGCCCTGGAAGAGATGGACCTCGCCTACAACGTCCATCCGGTCAACATCACCAAGGACGAACAGTTCGACCCGGACTTCCTGAAGATCAGCCCGAACAACAAGATTCCCGCAATCGTCGATCCGGACGGGCCGGAGAGCGGGCCCTTCGCGCTCTTCGAGACCGGCGCGATCCTGATCTACCTGGCCGAAAAGACCGGACGCTTCCTGCCCAAGGACGCCAAGACCCGGCACCTCTGCATGCAGTGGCTGATGTGGCAGATGGGCGGCTTCGGGCCGATGCTGGGCCAGGCCCATCACTTCCGCCGCTTCGCGCCCGAGCGAATCCCCTACGCGGTCGACCGCTACACCAAGGAGACGGCCCGGCTCTATCGCGTGCTCGACGGCCGCCTGGCCGAGGCCGCCTATCTCGCCGGAGACTACACCATCGCGGACATGGCGACCTATCCCTGGGCGGCCCGCCACGAATGGCAGGGCATCGCCCTGGAAGACTATCCGAACGTCAAACGCTGGTACGATGGGATCGCAGCACGCCCGGGCGTGGCACGCGGGATGGTGGTGCCCGCCTAG
- a CDS encoding FkbM family methyltransferase has protein sequence MIRLLGKAFRQLRRLVQILLIDVGVIDRSFQIFPLPSWRSINLLLRKRDATGQPWHRIKLKRRIDWFTFEEIFIRECYDLRRLQRWPDLADAYRSILSEGRTPLIIDAGANVGLSSYYFRALFPESLVVALEPEPSNFSLLSETLKDAPSTLCLKAGLAGADGNLAVVDSGLGPRGFRTTGAGLEEGGAPCGDGVPGFSVPSLIAKAEEQGPTTPFLIKIDIEGFEQEVFSANTDWIDAFPVLIIELHDYMLPSTANSQAFLKAISSRSRDFVHIDENIFSIRNG, from the coding sequence ATGATCCGTCTGCTGGGCAAGGCTTTCAGGCAGTTGCGCCGGCTGGTGCAGATACTGCTGATCGATGTCGGGGTCATCGATCGCTCCTTTCAGATCTTTCCGCTGCCCTCCTGGCGTTCGATCAACCTCCTGCTCAGGAAGCGGGATGCCACGGGACAACCTTGGCACCGCATCAAGCTCAAGCGGCGCATCGACTGGTTCACCTTCGAAGAGATCTTCATCAGGGAATGCTATGACCTGAGACGGCTTCAGCGATGGCCGGACCTGGCCGACGCCTATCGCTCGATCCTGTCCGAGGGCCGGACCCCGCTGATCATCGACGCCGGCGCCAACGTGGGCCTGTCGTCCTACTATTTCCGGGCGCTTTTCCCGGAGTCCCTCGTCGTGGCACTGGAGCCGGAGCCGTCGAACTTCAGCCTCTTGAGCGAAACTCTGAAGGACGCTCCTTCGACGCTCTGCCTGAAGGCCGGCCTGGCCGGAGCCGACGGTAACCTGGCGGTCGTCGACAGCGGCCTCGGGCCGCGCGGCTTTCGCACGACCGGCGCCGGCCTCGAGGAAGGCGGAGCCCCCTGCGGAGACGGTGTCCCCGGGTTCTCCGTTCCCAGCCTCATCGCGAAGGCGGAAGAGCAAGGTCCGACCACCCCCTTTCTGATCAAGATCGACATCGAGGGATTCGAGCAGGAGGTGTTCTCGGCCAACACGGACTGGATCGATGCCTTCCCTGTTCTGATCATCGAACTGCACGACTACATGTTGCCCTCGACGGCCAATTCTCAGGCCTTCCTGAAGGCGATTTCCTCTCGCAGTCGCGACTTCGTTCACATCGACGAAAACATCTTCAGCATCCGGAACGGGTAG
- a CDS encoding GYD domain-containing protein — MSTFIMLTRLTHGALSSPSSLENLEREVMDRMRAECPEVEWLSSYAVLGPCDYLDVFQAPDIETATKVATIVRTFGHADTEIWAATEWDRFKELVRYLPPAKTEASAEPSET; from the coding sequence ATGTCGACCTTCATCATGCTGACCCGTCTGACGCACGGCGCGCTGTCCTCGCCGAGTTCTCTCGAAAATTTGGAGCGCGAGGTTATGGACCGCATGCGCGCTGAATGCCCCGAAGTGGAATGGCTGAGCAGTTATGCGGTTCTAGGACCCTGCGACTATCTCGACGTCTTCCAGGCGCCGGACATCGAGACCGCGACCAAGGTCGCCACGATCGTGCGAACCTTCGGTCACGCCGATACCGAGATCTGGGCAGCCACCGAATGGGATCGCTTCAAGGAGCTGGTGCGCTACCTTCCACCTGCTAAGACGGAGGCCAGCGCCGAACCATCCGAGACCTGA
- a CDS encoding CheR family methyltransferase: MPDLAAYREHLERDAAEWQVLDGLCRITISRFYRDRGVFDQLRAEVLPALCRDLQHAGERTLSCLSLGCCGGEEPFTLQFIWHFKLAQRFPDMNLEILATDSDPQSLARAARGRYSAGSLKDLPREWRDAAFDADGEVYSLRREFRRAIRFLELDLRDGMPAGMFHLVLCRNLVFTYFDKDRQLRSAADLAARMPGGGILVLGKHERLPVDCPGFEILSAHNAIFRRL, translated from the coding sequence TTGCCGGACCTCGCGGCCTACAGGGAGCATCTGGAGCGCGACGCAGCGGAATGGCAGGTGCTGGATGGACTCTGCAGAATCACGATCAGCCGCTTCTACCGCGACCGAGGGGTCTTCGATCAACTCAGGGCCGAGGTGCTGCCGGCACTCTGCCGAGACCTCCAGCACGCGGGAGAGAGAACGCTCAGCTGCTTGAGCCTCGGCTGCTGCGGCGGGGAAGAGCCCTTCACGCTGCAGTTCATCTGGCATTTCAAGCTGGCGCAGCGCTTCCCCGACATGAACCTAGAGATCCTCGCCACGGACAGCGATCCCCAGAGCCTGGCCCGGGCCGCGCGAGGCCGCTACAGCGCGGGCAGCTTGAAAGATCTCCCGCGGGAATGGCGCGACGCGGCCTTCGATGCCGATGGCGAAGTCTATAGCCTGCGGCGCGAGTTCCGACGCGCAATCAGGTTCCTGGAACTTGATTTGCGTGACGGGATGCCGGCCGGGATGTTCCACCTCGTTCTTTGCCGCAACCTGGTCTTCACCTACTTCGACAAAGACCGGCAGCTGCGAAGCGCCGCCGATCTTGCCGCGCGGATGCCTGGGGGCGGCATCCTGGTGCTGGGCAAGCACGAGCGCCTCCCAGTGGATTGTCCGGGGTTCGAGATCCTCTCCGCGCACAACGCTATCTTCAGGAGGCTTTAG
- a CDS encoding radical SAM protein: MIAPLYRSASAQGPKSRAFEAGYLALRGSSELPDRVAAARDHLKDCDLCARYCHVDRIADVKGAVCRTGKNAVVHSFGPHHGEEDCLRGWNGSGTIFFSWCNLRCVYCQNWEISWKGQGREVSAEELAGMMLSLQEQGCHNINLVSPSHVVAQVLAAVEIAAEQGLRLPLVYNTSGYDSREALALLDGVIDIYMPDMKYGDPVLARKYSRVRDYVEANQTAVLEMHRQVGDLVIGDDGLARRGLLVRHLVLPGQIAGSEEVLRFLAEKVSCNTYINLMDQYRPCYRADDHPEISRRISRAEFDEARNAAARYGLERLDERSAASWRFLRY; the protein is encoded by the coding sequence GTGATCGCCCCGCTCTATCGGAGTGCCTCGGCACAGGGGCCGAAATCGAGAGCCTTCGAAGCCGGCTATCTTGCGCTGCGGGGCTCCAGCGAGCTGCCCGACCGTGTCGCCGCGGCGAGAGATCACCTGAAGGACTGCGACCTCTGCGCCCGCTACTGCCACGTGGATCGCATCGCCGATGTCAAGGGGGCGGTGTGCCGAACAGGAAAGAACGCGGTCGTCCATTCCTTCGGACCACACCATGGGGAAGAGGACTGTCTGCGCGGCTGGAATGGCTCGGGCACGATCTTCTTCTCCTGGTGCAACCTGCGCTGCGTCTATTGCCAGAACTGGGAGATCAGCTGGAAGGGACAGGGCCGGGAAGTTTCCGCCGAAGAGCTCGCCGGCATGATGCTATCCTTGCAGGAGCAAGGCTGCCACAACATCAACCTGGTCAGCCCGAGTCATGTCGTCGCTCAAGTCTTGGCCGCCGTGGAAATCGCGGCGGAGCAGGGGCTCAGACTTCCCTTGGTCTACAACACCAGCGGCTACGACAGCCGCGAGGCGCTCGCCCTGCTGGACGGCGTGATCGATATCTACATGCCGGACATGAAGTACGGAGATCCCGTCCTGGCCCGGAAGTATTCCCGCGTACGCGACTACGTCGAGGCCAACCAGACCGCGGTGCTCGAGATGCATCGCCAAGTCGGCGACCTTGTCATCGGGGACGACGGCCTGGCGCGGCGCGGTCTTCTCGTGCGCCATCTGGTCCTGCCCGGGCAGATCGCCGGAAGCGAAGAGGTGCTGCGCTTTCTGGCCGAGAAGGTCTCATGCAACACCTACATCAATCTCATGGATCAATATCGGCCCTGCTATCGGGCCGACGACCACCCCGAGATCAGCCGGAGGATCAGCCGCGCCGAGTTCGACGAGGCGCGGAACGCGGCGGCGCGATACGGCCTCGAACGCTTGGACGAACGTTCGGCGGCCAGCTGGCGATTTCTCAGGTACTGA
- the amrS gene encoding AmmeMemoRadiSam system radical SAM enzyme, which translates to MTRAKADTQRIPPSVYPTRYWHSLADGRVQCDLCPRHCKLHEGQQGLCFIRACRDGEIVLTSYGRSSGYCIDPIEKKPLNHFLPGTPVLSFGTAGCNLACRFCQNWDISKSREIDTLADQAMPEVIALAARSLGCRSVAFTYNDPVIFHEYAIDVAQACRAFGIKSVAVTAGYVCPEPRAEFYREMDAVNVDLKAFTERFYNRICSGHLDAVLDTLVYIKTETKVWLEITNLLVPGENDSDVEIDRMTAWVVEHLGPDVPMHFSAFHPEWKMLDRPRTPTTTLSRARDIARSNGVRYAYTGNVRDIEGETTYCHACGAALIRRDRYRILDWRLTEGGGCPDCGSRCDGVFEARPGDWGARTQLVRLSDWAEVPGVTSAFGWP; encoded by the coding sequence ATGACAAGGGCGAAGGCAGACACACAACGGATCCCGCCCTCCGTATACCCGACCAGGTATTGGCACAGCCTGGCCGACGGGCGGGTGCAGTGCGACCTCTGTCCGCGCCACTGCAAGCTTCACGAAGGCCAGCAGGGTCTCTGTTTCATACGGGCCTGTCGGGACGGCGAGATCGTCCTGACCAGCTATGGCCGCTCGAGCGGCTACTGCATCGACCCGATCGAAAAGAAGCCTCTGAATCACTTCCTGCCGGGCACGCCGGTTCTCTCCTTCGGCACCGCGGGCTGCAACCTGGCCTGCCGTTTCTGCCAGAACTGGGACATCAGCAAGTCGCGCGAGATCGATACCCTCGCCGACCAGGCGATGCCCGAAGTCATCGCCTTGGCCGCGCGGTCGCTGGGCTGCCGATCCGTCGCCTTTACCTACAACGACCCCGTGATCTTCCATGAATACGCGATCGACGTCGCGCAGGCCTGCCGCGCCTTCGGCATCAAGTCGGTGGCGGTCACCGCCGGCTATGTCTGCCCAGAGCCGCGGGCGGAGTTCTACCGCGAAATGGACGCCGTCAACGTCGACCTGAAGGCCTTCACCGAGCGCTTCTACAATCGGATCTGCAGCGGCCACCTCGACGCGGTGCTCGACACCCTGGTCTACATCAAGACCGAAACCAAGGTCTGGCTGGAGATCACAAACCTGCTGGTTCCGGGCGAGAACGACTCCGATGTGGAGATCGACCGGATGACCGCCTGGGTCGTCGAGCATCTCGGCCCGGACGTGCCCATGCATTTCTCCGCCTTCCATCCGGAGTGGAAGATGCTGGACAGACCGCGAACGCCGACGACGACGCTGTCCCGCGCCCGCGACATCGCCCGCAGCAACGGCGTGCGTTACGCCTATACGGGAAACGTTCGCGATATCGAGGGTGAAACGACCTATTGCCACGCCTGTGGCGCGGCTCTGATCCGCCGTGACCGCTATCGGATCCTCGATTGGCGGCTGACCGAGGGCGGTGGCTGCCCGGACTGCGGAAGCCGCTGTGACGGCGTGTTCGAAGCGCGGCCGGGCGACTGGGGAGCGAGGACCCAACTGGTCCGACTGAGCGACTGGGCCGAGGTACCCGGCGTGACGTCAGCCTTCGGCTGGCCCTAG